The Parambassis ranga chromosome 4, fParRan2.1, whole genome shotgun sequence genome includes the window TCTTCAGACAAGAAAAAGTGAGTACATCCCACATTTATGTGAATCTATTTTTATATACCAGAATGTCTCCACTATGTAAGGTCAGGTGCTCTCCAGAGATTCTACCACCAATATGTACAtatttacatcacatttaattTTAGAAAGACACAAACCTCCAGTTCAGCCACTTTAGCCTGCAGGCTGGACACATTTCTCAGTTCTTGCTGCAGCTGTGCTTGCACCTTGTCCAACTGTTCATTCACACTCTGAAATTTAAGAACAAGAGAGGAAACTCACAGCTCTGCTGGTGGCATTGAAACACACCAATAAGCTGACAGTAacaaacagtgactgaagcagtataaatatatatactgaAATTATTGTAGATATACCTGTAAAAAAGGCGATTCAATCATTTACCATAAAAGATCATGGTCAATCTTCAATTCATGACTTACATTCCTTCTAACTCACCTTTATCTGGACCTGATGATTCATACTCTCTGAGCTCATTTGGAACCTGATagcctccatctcctctctgctagAGTCCTTTGTATTTTGCATTTGGTTTTTGGCTTTTTTGAGCTCCTCCTGAAGCTCCATAATAGTCCCTGGAAGTGCCTTCTTCTGTGCAAGCTCCTCTCTTAAAGTGTCATTCTCCAGCCGTAGTTCCTCCATGCACTCCTTTAGCCGCTCCACCTCTTTTTCCAGCTCCTCAATCTTAGCAGCATCACATGCCCAATGCTCTGTAGCCTCCTCCTTTTCTGAGCTTAATTTACAGATGGTCATCCCCAGCTCTGCCATCTCAGTGTTTGCTCTGTGCAGACCTTCTCGAATCTCACTGTTCTCTAAAGCTAGTCTGTTGTTTTCTGCCTTGAATCTGGACAGTTCTTCACGAATGGCAGCTGCAGAAATAGCCAACTCAGCATGCGCAGCTACTTCTTGATCACGCTGTTCAATGAgcatcttttctttctttttgcactCCATCAGCTCTGTTACATGCCTCTGGTTTAATGCCTCTGCCTGAGAGTTAAGTTGCTCAGTGAGAGTCCTGAGCTCATCTCTTTGGGCCTGTGTCACTTCCAGCTGTGCTTGGGATTTTACCTTTTCCTCCCCAGACCTCTGCACCTGCACCCTGAGATCGAGGACTTCTGCCTGGAGCCTGGATACGTCTTTCATGCTAACCTCTAACTGACCTTCAACAATAGTGAGTTTACCAGTCAGATCCTGGTTCTCCTTTGCTTGGACAGCACTCCTCTGTACTTGAGATACCTCCAGTGCCTGTTTCTCAGATGTCATCCTTTCAattatttctgtctgtctaGCACAAGTTGCTTCTGCATCAGCTTTGGCCATCTCAAGCCCAGTCTCCTTTGCCTCCAAAGCTCTTAACCTGGATTGTATCTTAACAAAGTCCTTCTCTTTACTCTCTAACTTGGATTCTTTGGCCCGCAGCTGTTCTTGAAGACTGACTTCATTCTTGCGTGAAGCTCCTAAATTCTTCTCCAGCTCTCCAATCTGCCCATGAACATTCTTTAAGTCTGTCTGCATCTTACTAAGAGCTGCTTTCACAGTATCCTGCTCTTCTTTCAGACTCTGGTTCTCCTGCTCCAGTCGCTTTGACGTAGTCTCTGAGAGATTTGCAGCCATGGTGGCTCGCTGAAAACTCTCATCCAGCTTGCGGTTCTCATCACGCAACCGCTTCTCTTTTTCATCCACTGTCACCTTGGTATCATCCAGCTGCCCCCTAAGTTGTTTCTCAGAAGCCCTTAAAGCTGCTAATTCAGTCTCGAGCACTGCTCTGTTTTCTGCCATCTCCTTCTTCAGTTCCTCATTCTTCTTTACTGTGCTAAGCAGCTTCTCATTTAGTTCCATTAGATTTCCACACTGTGTCTTGTAGTCTTCAATCTTCACAACCTGTTCTTTGACATTGCCCTCAAGAACAGCAAGGTTATTGGTCAGTTTGTCCTTCTCTGTGGACAGGCTATGGTTCTTGGCTTCTAGGTCCTGTATTTTCTCACAGCTGTAGGTTAGCTCTGCTTCTTTCCTTTGAAGCTCCTCTGTAAGGGCAGTGACTTTGGTTTGTAAAGACTCTTTCAAGCCGCCAATGTTCTTCTGCATCTCATCTTTATCTTCTTGTGCCCTACGCTTCACATCCTccacctctttctctttctcctctaaAGATTTCTGCAggttctgcagctgcttctgAAGGTTGCTTGCCTCCTTCTCTTTCAATGTCAAGGCACCCTGCAACTTGTCAAGTGCACTGCACTGTTCCTTCATGTTTGCCTCCATCTTGGCCTTCTCCTCAGACACAGATGTAACTAATGCTCCAAGTTTGCCGTCAGCATCTTTTGCAGCTGTCTCCTTgactctcagctcctcctctagcctttctgtctgccttctcttctcctccatctcaACCACTGCTTCCATCTTccctttctctgcctctttcaATCTGTCCAGTAACTCATGTATCTTCTGTGCtgaatcaaagtaatttgcagCCTGCTGTCCCTTCTCATTCAGAACCCTGTCTAACTTGGCCATGAGCTCTATGTTTTTCCCCTCAGCAGCTGCCAGCTTTTCCTGAAGCAGGAGATGCTGAGCCTCCATGGCTTTTTGCCCAGTCCTGAGTGTTTCCAACTCGTTGGACAAAGTGTCCTCTCTACCCTTAAGAGCATTTAATTCTCTCTGCAAGCCCTGTTGCTCCTCTTGGGCACGCAGTGACACATCCAGCTGCCTCTGGAGCTCCCCAACTACTCCCCTGAGCTCAGTGGCCTCCTCGCCTAGTTGCTGCCATTTATCAAGGAGCTCTCGCTGCTTCAGTTCAGACTGGTCCAGCTCTAGGCGAAGGTCTTCAACTGTGCTGACATCTTccatgcaggcaggcagagattCATTCAGGTCATTCAACAGACCCTGACCATAGTCAGGGCTATTAGGGAACTCAGGTGCTTGCTAGACATTGTAAGGaatacagaagaagaaaagaagtaaTGATGAATAGTTAGTTTGTCCTTATAATAAAGTGATGTGACATTACTAGATACATGCATCATACCTGTGA containing:
- the fyco1a gene encoding FYVE and coiled-coil domain-containing protein 1 — translated: MAAGATVGESQLQRIIRDLHEAVAEIAKEYRESGEPITDDSTNLHKFSYKLEYLLQFDQKEKTTFLGTKKDYWDYFSDCLAKVKGANDGIRFVKSIPELKTSLGKGRAFIRYSLVHQRLADTLQQCLMNQRVTSDWYYARSPFLKPHLSVDIINHLYELNEVQFDVASRGHDLDASWPTFARRMLGITNSPGHMWKPPSRSSSINSLASTYSQQAPEFPNSPDYGQGLLNDLNESLPACMEDVSTVEDLRLELDQSELKQRELLDKWQQLGEEATELRGVVGELQRQLDVSLRAQEEQQGLQRELNALKGREDTLSNELETLRTGQKAMEAQHLLLQEKLAAAEGKNIELMAKLDRVLNEKGQQAANYFDSAQKIHELLDRLKEAEKGKMEAVVEMEEKRRQTERLEEELRVKETAAKDADGKLGALVTSVSEEKAKMEANMKEQCSALDKLQGALTLKEKEASNLQKQLQNLQKSLEEKEKEVEDVKRRAQEDKDEMQKNIGGLKESLQTKVTALTEELQRKEAELTYSCEKIQDLEAKNHSLSTEKDKLTNNLAVLEGNVKEQVVKIEDYKTQCGNLMELNEKLLSTVKKNEELKKEMAENRAVLETELAALRASEKQLRGQLDDTKVTVDEKEKRLRDENRKLDESFQRATMAANLSETTSKRLEQENQSLKEEQDTVKAALSKMQTDLKNVHGQIGELEKNLGASRKNEVSLQEQLRAKESKLESKEKDFVKIQSRLRALEAKETGLEMAKADAEATCARQTEIIERMTSEKQALEVSQVQRSAVQAKENQDLTGKLTIVEGQLEVSMKDVSRLQAEVLDLRVQVQRSGEEKVKSQAQLEVTQAQRDELRTLTEQLNSQAEALNQRHVTELMECKKKEKMLIEQRDQEVAAHAELAISAAAIREELSRFKAENNRLALENSEIREGLHRANTEMAELGMTICKLSSEKEEATEHWACDAAKIEELEKEVERLKECMEELRLENDTLREELAQKKALPGTIMELQEELKKAKNQMQNTKDSSREEMEAIRFQMSSESMNHQVQIKSVNEQLDKVQAQLQQELRNVSSLQAKVAELEAVNEQYLHLTGEKDAHITKAEQTIRNNESETQQLRDALTSAEETRLVVQKACEELKLKLDTTESDKQSQCLRMTAEIDDLNRTKTNLEERLIELIRDKDALWQKSDALEFEQKLRAEEQWWLVDKEATHCLGCQGQFTWWLRRHHCRLCGRIFCYYCSNNFVMTKHSGKKERCCKDCYTQHSAVVERFTEAELSPSDVHPPPPGAGPHPPPGPAQYKPTPRVTVSDPSNRSDDGAFDIITEEEVNGVYDSDTTSQTTGGSLEGEQDQRHSGAVDIGTGDVPADEEHVSTVQDSEIYLLKSGEVTMAVPLNIDDISQFGDGSRELFIKSSCYSVITVAVGDCGPTISWMFSSEPKSISFSVVYRESTDTQVEQSKVLIPLTRCNSHKETIQGQLKVRNPGLYTLVFDNSFSRFISKKVFYHLTMEKPIIYDGSDCP